The following proteins are encoded in a genomic region of Xanthomonas citri pv. mangiferaeindicae:
- a CDS encoding type I glyceraldehyde-3-phosphate dehydrogenase produces the protein MAIKVGINGFGRIGRNVLRSAVQNFDGEIEIVAINDLLEPDYLAYMLQYDSVHGRFQGEVSVDGDTLVVNGRKIRLTQERDPANLKWDAVGAEVVIESTGLFLTKDTAQKHIDAGAKKVILSAPSKDDTPMFVFGVNHESYAGEAIVSNASCTTNCLAPLAKVIHDKWGIKRGLMTTVHAATATQKTVDGPSNKDWRGGRGILENIIPSSTGAAKAVGVVIPSLNKKLTGMSFRVPTSDVSVVDLTAELEKPATYDEIKAEIKAQSEGALKGVLGYTEDKVVATDFRGDARTSIFDAEAGIALDATFVKLVAWYDNEWGYSNKCLELARVVAGK, from the coding sequence ATGGCGATCAAGGTAGGCATCAACGGCTTCGGCCGCATCGGCCGCAACGTGCTGCGCTCTGCGGTGCAGAATTTCGACGGCGAGATCGAGATCGTCGCGATCAACGATCTGCTCGAGCCCGACTACCTGGCCTACATGCTGCAGTACGACTCGGTGCATGGCCGGTTCCAGGGCGAGGTGTCGGTCGACGGCGACACGCTGGTCGTCAACGGCCGGAAGATCCGTCTGACCCAGGAGCGCGATCCGGCAAACCTGAAGTGGGATGCGGTGGGCGCCGAGGTCGTGATCGAGTCGACCGGCCTGTTCCTCACCAAGGACACCGCGCAGAAGCACATCGATGCCGGTGCGAAGAAGGTCATCCTGTCGGCGCCGTCCAAGGACGACACGCCGATGTTCGTCTTCGGCGTCAACCATGAAAGCTACGCGGGCGAGGCGATCGTCTCCAATGCCTCGTGCACGACCAACTGTCTGGCGCCGCTGGCCAAGGTCATCCACGACAAGTGGGGCATCAAGCGCGGCCTGATGACCACGGTGCACGCGGCGACCGCGACCCAGAAGACCGTCGACGGCCCGTCCAACAAGGACTGGCGCGGCGGACGCGGCATCCTGGAGAACATCATCCCGTCCTCGACCGGCGCGGCCAAGGCGGTTGGCGTGGTGATCCCATCGCTCAACAAGAAGCTCACCGGCATGAGCTTCCGTGTGCCGACCTCGGACGTGTCGGTGGTCGACCTGACCGCCGAACTGGAAAAGCCGGCGACCTACGACGAGATCAAGGCCGAGATCAAGGCGCAGAGCGAAGGCGCGCTCAAGGGCGTGCTGGGCTACACCGAGGACAAGGTGGTGGCGACCGATTTCCGCGGCGATGCGCGCACGTCGATCTTCGATGCCGAGGCCGGCATCGCGCTCGACGCAACGTTCGTCAAGCTCGTGGCCTGGTACGACAACGAGTGGGGCTACTCCAACAAGTGCCTGGAACTGGCCCGGGTGGTTGCCGGCAAGTAA